The stretch of DNA aaaacatgacttaataatgaagaaaaatgtaatatattataacatcatttttaatgaaaaatttgagTATTATTGAAAATGCTAAAAAGGTAAGTCAGCCCGTCTTGGTCCATAGGccattttttctgttttttgttttttaattttttttatttaaaaattaaaaattattgaaaacaataaaattttgtatattatatatatatatatatatatatatatatatatatatatacacaaaatttaaaaaaaaattataaaataataataaaaattaaaaaagactGGCAAATCAGTCAACTAGCATCCTCTAATAGGAGGCAAAATAGATTATAGTATCTAACCCATTTATCAGTAGTAGactaatccaactctgttttttGTTTACCAAGAACGAGGTAGGTCAAAATGGATCCGATTAACCTTTTTGTCACTCTTACATAAGTagaaattgttaattttaatatttctacaATAGTTTACATGACTGTAATATATTTACAATCTAATAATCAACGCattaaaaattttttattagtattttatcatatattattacttcagctaatattaaactaaaataatctAACACTTAGAactttaattctttaaagtaaATGATCCCATCTCACAAAAATCAGGTCTATATAacaggaaaaggaaaaaaacgttaataattaataaaaattgaaaataatgattaaaagtatgatataatttgattaaCTAAAAcgaatataatttttgttttaaattatcgCAAATATGAAACCAAGTATTATTAATCAAGGTCTgtacttatattattattattattattattatttttctaaataaatattcGAATCCAAACGTTATTAATAAGTGAGATTTgttgattataaatattttttgtgattatgTAATCTATATTCGATTCTAATTCTCTCATACACGCCTTGTTAATCTGTCGTTTATAGTGGCTAGCACTTGGACtcgctcttttttttttcctggaTTTGCACAGATTCTACCCTTATATTATCCTCTTTTGCGTAGCTATTTAAGTAATATATCACTTTCCATAATCTTCAGAACAAAACCTTCAAATCAGCGTTATACAGTCCCAATGGGTATATATAGCTGGCTAGGTTCCCTCAAAATAGGAACAAAGTGATATATgtaaatatgatttctttttttaattaattaataattcataTAAGTTGATAACATAAATCTTACTTTTGTGAAAAGATGTGATGGGCATGCAGCAAACAGGACCAAAAAAAGGTAGCCAAAGCAAGAAGGAATCAGAAAAAGAGTGCAAGaaatttaccatttttttttctcatgcaCATCCATCACGAACCAATGCCAACAAGATTTTGATAAGCCCTAtggtttattttttgaataccAAAAACACTTTTAGTTTAAAGGTTTCAGGGAGATGATCTTAATCTGAAATTGGATCCAAGTGGGGGGAGGGTAGGTCCTATATATATGCTTTATtcataaataagaaataatattaataagaaaattgTACTGTTCATAGacattatttttactttctgtATAGTATGATAGTGTACTATTGCGTTAATTAAGAACCATATGCGTCTCAATCTCTTCACTGCCAATAAATTTGTCTTGTGTGGAAGAAGGAGACGATGGTAGAAGAGAGAATCTGCGCGGGAATTAATTGGCCGGTCATACCAACGTTCTGGATTTGACTGAGGTATCACTCTGCTTCTTCTGTCCTTCTCAACCTCATGCATGCTAATGTCAAAAGTCCAaccttctttcatttttttattattattatcggaGGTTCTACgtgcattaaaaaaataataatttaataatatatagatgagataaaaactttattttatagtCGATTTTGTGAGATaagattaataattataaaattttataattattatctaaaattttaaatatatttttcttcttcattataTATGATTTAAGGAGAGAAGTTTTTAATTGTAAaccgaaaaataaaattcacctTAATTGTTCTGGTCTGGTATCTTTGAGAAACAAAACCaggaatatatttttttctctgctCACCAAGTCTACAGGTGATTTCTCTTCTCACTTAAGACAAAATGTAAGGAAAACTTTCTCGACCTAAGTAAACTTAAAAACATTAAAGCCAAAATAATTCTTCCCTGGAAAGAGAGATGagtgttttatttataaaaaaaagaaaagtcataCATGATCTCCACTCCCCCCAAAGTAGGGAATCTTCtggttataaaaaatattcagtAACCCTATCCTAACTCTCTGTCGAGAAACTCGGCCCATATTCTACTCGGCCAAAATCCTgctcaacccaaaatcttacttggcccaaatcatgctcaaatTCCTTGTTCAACCCAGATCCTGCTCGGTCCAAATCCTGCCTAGTCCAAATCCTGTTCGGTCAAAATCTTGCTCGACCCAAATCTTGCTTGAGTTCTTTACTCGTCACCTCGGCCCATGACAAATATTGAATGAAACTCGTCGTTTTATTATTGAGTCAGAATCGAAATGAGTATGTTGAGGTCGATCATTATCTGAACGGTGCACTAATAATCTGAGAACATTGACATAATATATAAGAATGAAAACTTTCTTAACCAGAGTTATTCCAATAAATCTAATCACATCGTTTaagtcaaaattaatttaaatacatttttttattttatgatgtaTATTGTACGAATAAAACCGTGATTTAGACTCCAACACAACACGGACAATTTCATATAAACAATACCATATTGGAATagcaaatttatttatatacttaattatatagttagtaaaaatgttaatgaattttaaatttaatttaactctaGCGAATAAGTTTGTATTTTTTAGATACTTAAAGTATTTCACTTTTTTCATGTAAATGTTCAatctttacatgatttttttttcataacggtattaacataatttcaaaattttacgtGAAGTAAAACTGTTTTACAACATAATTACTCTTAATTACTTTCATATTTAGGTAATTACAAagttattttactaaattttgtgCTAGAAAGTTCttctaaatacatttttttatgaagatACTTGATTTCGCCCAAGTATATAAAATGGTTAGTGATTTTCTCGGGCcctcttgaagaaaaaaaaaatgtttgcacAGAATCTCTTCTCCAAGCTTCTGTGATATCTAACCATATTTGAATCGTTGGAATATCTCAAACGAAAGAaggtaataaaaaatacatattctcAGAAGAGATAAAGACAAAAACCATCGAAGACCCCACTCTCTAAGTTGTTCTCCATTATGTGGATCCATGCAACTATAATTTGTCCGACTTCGGGGTTAGCGATAGAAATATATGCAACAGTAGGTAAAAACATTATACTGGGTTGAAGTTCTATCACATTTTATAAACAAAGAGTAAAAATtgtatctttttattaaaaagtgcaccaaaataaaattttacgaTTATGACTTGATCAATAACATGTATGCCACATATATGCATGCCTAACCaaacctaatatttttaaacttaactttTATCCATGGCTATCCTCTTCGAGAGAGTGCTTTTCACCTAttgcattttaatattttggttcATGAAATTTCTGGCAGGTATAGCTACCCTATTATGGGGACACAAACTGGACAGAATGACAGAAAGGCCGGTGAAGCCACGACTCACGTCAACCTCATCACAATTTCACACTTCACAAACACCACAAAAATACACAACTTTTTTTCTCTGTGTAAAgcaaatattttttactctaATCTAGCACCCTACAATGTAATAAACAAAAGTCTGAAAAATAATTGTGCTTGTGGGTGATTGAGATGGAGGGAGTAATAGCTATCAATCCAACCCAAAAGACAAAAATTGCAAACGGGCACATCTGTTCTACAGTGTACTgcatttgttttttcatattcattttcttCCGTAAAGATGCCCAGAGAATCTTGGCACCCCAAAATCAACTTCCTAAATAAATGCTTCACAACACTACTCTTCCCCCCAAATCTCTGATTCCACAACCATACTACACTTGGGCCCCCACATAGAATTTAAgaattttagtaaattttattaattactacACATGTTTCAACCATTTTTAAAACCACAATTACTGTTATCACGTCAATTACTTCAGTAATAAAACTGCATGAGAATAAGCATCTCAGCTCAAGAACCCACGAGCAACTCACATGTTCTTGTGACTTATAAATATCATCCATTTGTTGCTTCATATGTATGTATGAAGCAAACACTCGCACGCTACCTGTTTGTTCTAAATCAGGCATCTCTTGAGTATATGCACCCCAACTACACCATTTTAAGCTTCTCTTCCCAAACCCCAAGTTGCAAAAGTTGCAAAAGTAGCAAAAGTTGCAAAATTCTCAGCCCAAGAAACTAACCAGAGAACAAAAATGGGAACTTCAGTGCGTGTAAAAGAAGCATCGGTGATTACACCTTCTGAGCCCACACCAAGGTGCGTGCTCGCTCTATCAGCGCTGGATTCGCAACTCTTCCTTCGTTTCACCATAGAGTATCTGTTAGTCTACAAGCCTTGCCCTGGGCTGGACCAACCTAACACCGCGGCCCGTCTAAAATCGGCATTAGCCAGAGCCCTCGTTCCCTACTATCCCTTCGCGGGCAGGGTCAGGCCCCGGCCCGAAGGCCCGGGCCTGGAGGTGGTGTGTGCGGCCCAAGGCGCGGTGTTCATAGAGGCCTTCGCTGCCCGTTACAGGGCCAACGACTTTGAAAAAGCGCCTAAAACAGTTACGCAATGGAGGCCGTTGTTGTCGCTCCACGTGGCAGACGTGCTCAAGGGCTCTCCGCCGCTGGTGGTTCAGCTCACCTGGCTCGTCGACGGCGCCGCCGCTGTAGCCGTCGGGATCAACCACTGCCTCTGCGACGGCATCGGCAGCGCGGAGTTTCTCAACCACTTCGCCGAGTTAGCCAACGAGAGACGCGAGACGAGTTACATGCGCATACAGAAACCGGTTTGGGAGCGTCACCTTCTGAAACCACCGCGCGGGGAGCAGACGCGGGTGGACTCGGCTCATCATCCCGAGTTTAGCCGAGTCCCGGACCTATGCGACTTCATGAACAAGGTATCGACCGGGCTAAAACCAACATCGATTACGTTCGACAAGACGCGGCTGAACGAGCTAAAGCGGGTGGCGCGGTGCACGAGCGAAGCCGGCGAGGCGGCGCGGTACACATCGTTCGAGGTACTGGCGGCGCACGTGTGGAGAAGCTGGGCGAGAGCGATAGGATTTCCGGGGAACCAGAAACTGAAGCTGGTGTTCAGTATAAACGTGCGGAACCGTCTGAAGCCTGGTTTGCCGGAGGGGTATTACGGGAACGCGTTTGTTTTGGGGTGTGCGGAGACGAGTGCGAGGGAGTTGGAGGAGAAAGGGGTGGGGTTCGGGTCGGGTTTGGTGAAGCGGGCGAAGGAGAGGGTGGGGAAGGAGCACGTGAGGGAGGTGATGGAGTGGGTGTGGGAGAGGAAAGGGTGCCCCGACCCGGTTGGGGTGTTGATAGTGTCGCAGTGGTCGAGGCTAGGGTTGGAGAATATTGACGTGGGTTTGGGAAAGGCTTGGCACGTGGGACCCGTGTGCTGCGATAGGTACTGTTTGTTCTTGCCGGTGAGAGATGATGAGTGTGTTAGTGTGAAGGTCATGGTCGCTGTCCCCACTTCCGCCGTTGACAATTACCACCTTTTCATGCGTTCCTCTCACCTCTGACTCATCACTTCTTCACTTCTACTATGCTTATTCTCTCATTCTTATTATGCTTCTTCACCTTTTACCTATAACCATTACGTATCTCACACCTCTATCATCTACTTCAATTTTTGACTTTCTTACGCTAATCTGTAACCAAAAGCACTCTGTGTTATGTATTATTATTCATGGCATATCTGCAATTTTACTTCTTTCTCGGACACTCCAACGCTacctaatttcatttttaagcATTTAAATAACATGCTACAATCTTTTGAGATGTCACTGTGTTGACCCATGTTGAGTTGCTGTGTTAATAAAGTAATGATTCAGCACCAGAATTGGCTCTTTCCCTTCATTTAAGAATGATATGGATCTCGTAGTTTATTCCTCAAATGCCCAAATTTCTTCTTTGCATCGTTTTCAGCAAGCACGGGATTGAAAACTGTTGACAGTATTTGTAGGTTAGATGTTCCATTACAAGAATCTCTTTGACTTGGACATGGGTGACGAACCCAAAGGCCAACCTACTAAGAAACTTGTGCTGATTAATCGCCATCTTTTCAGGGAACCATAAAGAATAACTTGAACTCGCCATTACAAAACAATCTTGGTTTTTCGGCCATGAATGATGAAATGAAGTAGATATGAATGAGTATCCAATAAGATAGAGTGGGGTTGGCTAggatattattagtattaatgcTTTATGGCATTTTCATCCAACGTGGGCTATACATTGGGTTCAGCCTCTTCAAATGTTCAAATGCTTTCTCCACCTCTATATTTTCTTCTCGCACCTTCAAATTACAAtctaataatgaaaattatttttaacaattctTACACTTTTAGAAAATAGTTTTCAGAGTGTATCAAAACCTTCCTATTTTATACGTTTTAAAACTATTCCGAGTGTTTTCTTTtgcatgaaattttaaaattgagtttaattaaagggtaaaatatatttttggtcccttaacttttagtgaaaattgatattagtccctcttcgaaactttggcTAAATTTAGTCCCCTAACTttagaaatatgtgaatttaatccttttaaccaaattttactaagtttatttgatgtttcaaacacgtttcaaacacgtttcatgataatatttgagttgtttatactgtttgacacatttctacttcaatattagcttataaatgcatttgaaacgtcaaataaacttaaaaacatTTGGTTAATAGAACTAAATCTACGCATTTCTaaatatgaaaaactaaattgatccaaatttctaagagaaactaatttcaattttcaccaaaagttaagggacaaaaatatatgtaaCTCTTTAGTTAAATAATCTTCTTCTATTAGATAAAAGATGACGAGCATTTAATAATCATCCAAATTTTGGATAATAAGTGTATGCTAAACTAAAAGAACTTTTTATAGTGGATGTAGGGcttcaaattcacatttaatCATACCAATCTACTCCTAAATAGGTTTTTGGGTCTTTCTACTTAGATAATAGTCATCTTACTCATTTTCTTTTACCTAATGTGGGACTTCAAACTCAATAAATTCTAACAATCTCTCCAAGAGAATTTTAAgtcattttttgttatatacTAATATTCTTACTCATTTTTACTCGATATAGGAGTCCTTTCACTTATATATTTTCCATCTTACTACCCTAAATTCGTAACCCCCTCCCCTCAACCTTGAACCCCCTAGCCTTAAACCTTACTCGTTTTTTTTTACCCTAAACCCTAGTACTAACTCTTTATACTCATATATTCATTATATTCACTTTTACCTTGAACCTTAACTATAATCCTTCAACATACATAATAGtcatatttacttattttcacACGATATGgaacttaaaaaaaagttcaacCCAAACAATTTGTGTCTTTCTAGATCAAACCACTCATTTTATCCTTTAACTAAACTTTAACCCTGATCCTACCCTTCTACTTACATATTTATCCTATTTATTTTTACCACGAACCCTAAACCTAACCCATTCTACTTTTACTAATCATGTTACTCATTTTCATCCAATATAAGAGTTCAAACTCATGTTCACTCCTAAAAATTTGTGTCCTCTATGTCCAACCACTCATTTTATCCTTCTACAAATCCTTAACCCTAATCTTAACCCTAATCCTAAACCTAAAGCCCAGGCCTAAGCCTAAGCCTAACCCTACACACCCACACTTTAATTTCAtgcaaacaaaagaaaagacaaaatccatttttcttttgtacccgtttatttaatatatttctatattctgtaaatttctttttaaaattattttacagaTTTAAGAATAtggaaagtaaaaataaattgacaGATGGGCCTAGCAACAGAACTCCATCTGCACCTGCATAAACACCGCAGTAACCAATATAGCTAATCCACATTCAGGAAAAAAGTTGCAAAAAGCATGctcctttcatattttctttaaagtaATACAAGGACTTTGGGCTTGgcattaaaatatagaaattttcTTTCTGAGCCTATATAATTTCCATCCGCACTTCTACAATCACTACAATAACCAAATTAgcttttaaactttaaaacgTGTATAAAATAGGGCATTTTTGACACACTCTGAAAGTTCTTTTCTAAAAGTgtaagaatatttaaaaatagttttcatCATTAGATTGTAGTTGGAAGGTGTGAGGAGCAAATATAAAGG from Vigna unguiculata cultivar IT97K-499-35 chromosome 8, ASM411807v1, whole genome shotgun sequence encodes:
- the LOC114193297 gene encoding taxadien-5-alpha-ol O-acetyltransferase, translating into MGTSVRVKEASVITPSEPTPRCVLALSALDSQLFLRFTIEYLLVYKPCPGLDQPNTAARLKSALARALVPYYPFAGRVRPRPEGPGLEVVCAAQGAVFIEAFAARYRANDFEKAPKTVTQWRPLLSLHVADVLKGSPPLVVQLTWLVDGAAAVAVGINHCLCDGIGSAEFLNHFAELANERRETSYMRIQKPVWERHLLKPPRGEQTRVDSAHHPEFSRVPDLCDFMNKVSTGLKPTSITFDKTRLNELKRVARCTSEAGEAARYTSFEVLAAHVWRSWARAIGFPGNQKLKLVFSINVRNRLKPGLPEGYYGNAFVLGCAETSARELEEKGVGFGSGLVKRAKERVGKEHVREVMEWVWERKGCPDPVGVLIVSQWSRLGLENIDVGLGKAWHVGPVCCDRYCLFLPVRDDECVSVKVMVAVPTSAVDNYHLFMRSSHL